The proteins below are encoded in one region of Cryomorphaceae bacterium 1068:
- a CDS encoding MFS transporter → MALVILINRTGTMVLPFLSIYLREARGLTLEEVGIILSLFGAGSLVGSFLGGWLTDRVGSFAVQTGALIGGGVCFLILRNIESFEGLAIGFFLTTVVTDSLRPANSTAVAQYAKKENLTRAYSLNRMATNLGFTIGPAIGGFLAAKNYDLLFYVDGFSCIGAGILFALYFLNLPKNKEEKQTELIEPKAKPLPPWKDLSFMAFILLVAGYGTVFFQLFISLPLYYREIYFLPENQIGWLLALNGFIVFAIEMPLVAKLGNKISIKRVVSLGAVFAGLGLIMLNVAEGMVILVLSMILLSISEILAMPFMTTYTVQRANEKSRGRYLGMYSVGYSIAFIAAPAVGTFLIKYSGYTFLWYVLGAFSIVVATGLFLNISSDKMQKA, encoded by the coding sequence TTGGCGCTCGTCATTCTGATAAATAGAACGGGGACCATGGTTCTGCCTTTTTTGAGTATCTATTTGCGTGAGGCGAGAGGACTTACATTAGAAGAGGTAGGAATCATACTCTCACTATTCGGAGCCGGATCTCTTGTTGGTTCTTTTCTAGGCGGGTGGCTTACGGATCGAGTAGGATCTTTTGCGGTGCAAACAGGAGCTTTGATTGGCGGCGGAGTTTGCTTTTTGATTCTACGAAATATCGAAAGCTTTGAAGGCTTGGCAATTGGATTTTTTCTGACCACTGTAGTTACAGACTCACTGCGCCCGGCCAATTCTACAGCCGTAGCTCAGTACGCCAAAAAGGAAAATCTTACCAGAGCTTACTCGCTGAATAGGATGGCAACCAACCTTGGGTTCACGATCGGACCAGCCATCGGAGGCTTTTTAGCAGCAAAAAATTACGACCTACTCTTCTATGTAGACGGATTTTCTTGCATAGGAGCTGGAATTTTATTTGCTCTCTATTTTTTAAATCTCCCGAAGAATAAAGAGGAAAAACAAACGGAATTGATTGAACCAAAAGCGAAACCACTTCCTCCATGGAAGGATCTTTCGTTTATGGCTTTCATCTTATTGGTAGCAGGGTATGGCACCGTGTTTTTCCAGCTGTTTATCAGTCTCCCGCTTTATTATCGAGAAATTTACTTCTTGCCGGAAAACCAGATTGGCTGGCTCCTGGCGCTGAATGGATTTATAGTGTTTGCCATTGAAATGCCTTTGGTCGCAAAACTTGGAAACAAGATTTCCATAAAGCGGGTGGTAAGTTTGGGCGCTGTGTTTGCCGGCTTAGGACTCATCATGCTCAATGTAGCTGAAGGCATGGTCATTCTTGTTTTATCAATGATTCTATTGAGCATCTCTGAAATACTCGCCATGCCTTTTATGACTACCTATACCGTACAAAGGGCAAATGAGAAGTCTCGTGGTCGGTATCTGGGGATGTACTCCGTTGGTTACAGTATAGCTTTTATCGCAGCTCCTGCGGTGGGTACTTTTCTAATCAAGTACTCCGGATATACTTTTCTCTGGTATGTGCTGGGTGCCTTTTCTATTGTAGTGGCTACCGGGTTGTTCCTCAATATTTCATCGGACAAAATGCAAAAAGCCTAA
- a CDS encoding serine hydrolase gives MKCFVFFVSSLLFVTTSAQTYFPPAEGNDWETMEPSELNWCQENIDTLFNYLEEKNSRAFIILKDGRIVLENYFNGHDENTLWYWASAAKTITATLTGKALEDELLSLDDPVSQYIGTGWTSCDSIDEYERTIFHQLTMSSSFNNSPFLWDCTEPGCYQCTDAEVGTEWHYHNAVYRRLIEVVEAATGIDRNDYTNSVVEEVTGMTGFWVDNLYFSKHRDMARFGWLAMNGFEWDGTAVLTAPEYIQALTTPSQLMNQSYGYLWWLNGQSNHMFPLDPVQYEGSMIPSGPDDMYMALGANDQKIYVVPSQGLVVTRQGDAAFGLEAAASAFDVELWELISNLECSPLSDYSQMENEKPFIFPNPSNGAVTLPSDEKIDLIAIYSVEGRLIEKPKPGDIISLPKGTYLFTVLYTDKSSRNQKVIVQ, from the coding sequence ATGAAGTGTTTTGTCTTTTTTGTCTCTTCACTGCTCTTTGTTACAACAAGCGCTCAAACCTACTTTCCACCTGCAGAAGGAAATGATTGGGAAACCATGGAGCCGAGCGAGTTGAATTGGTGCCAAGAGAACATTGATACGTTGTTCAATTACTTGGAGGAAAAGAACAGCAGGGCATTCATTATCCTGAAAGATGGTCGTATCGTTTTAGAAAACTATTTCAACGGACATGACGAAAATACCCTTTGGTACTGGGCATCAGCGGCAAAAACAATCACTGCCACTCTTACAGGAAAAGCACTGGAAGACGAACTGCTGAGCTTAGATGATCCCGTATCTCAATACATCGGCACAGGGTGGACGAGTTGTGACTCCATCGATGAATACGAAAGAACCATCTTTCATCAACTGACCATGAGCTCTTCGTTCAACAATTCTCCTTTTCTCTGGGACTGTACGGAACCCGGATGCTATCAATGTACTGATGCAGAGGTAGGAACAGAGTGGCATTACCACAATGCCGTTTACAGACGGCTTATCGAGGTAGTTGAGGCCGCTACGGGAATAGATCGTAACGATTACACCAACTCGGTTGTGGAAGAAGTAACAGGTATGACAGGGTTCTGGGTCGACAATCTCTATTTCAGCAAGCATCGAGATATGGCAAGGTTTGGCTGGCTGGCGATGAACGGTTTTGAGTGGGATGGCACGGCCGTTCTGACCGCTCCTGAATACATTCAAGCACTTACCACGCCTTCTCAACTGATGAATCAATCCTATGGCTACCTGTGGTGGCTCAATGGTCAATCAAATCACATGTTTCCGCTGGACCCCGTTCAATATGAAGGTTCGATGATACCAAGTGGTCCGGATGATATGTACATGGCCTTGGGAGCCAATGATCAAAAGATATATGTGGTGCCGTCCCAAGGACTAGTAGTTACGAGACAAGGAGATGCGGCCTTCGGGTTGGAGGCCGCAGCGTCTGCATTTGACGTAGAGCTTTGGGAATTGATTTCAAATCTGGAATGCTCCCCCCTTTCAGACTATTCCCAAATGGAAAATGAAAAGCCCTTTATTTTCCCAAATCCATCAAATGGAGCAGTCACTTTGCCTTCTGATGAAAAGATTGATCTGATTGCTATTTACAGCGTGGAAGGAAGACTCATCGAAAAACCAAAACCAGGCGATATAATTTCTTTGCCAAAAGGTACCTATCTCTTTACCGTCTTGTATACTGATAAATCTTCTCGAAATCAGAAAGTCATCGTGCAATAA
- the paaK gene encoding phenylacetate-CoA oxygenase/reductase subunit PaaK, translating into MAKFHSLKIKDVRRETKDCVSIAFEIPEELKSEFQYKQGQYITLRRDFNGEELRRSYSACSSPISDSDLRIAVKEVEGGRMSSYLNNGIEKGQVLEVMKPMGNFYTEMPASSPKHYVAFAAGSGITPILSLLKTALAVNAENSFSLFYGNKSTADIIFKEELDELETKYSDRLKVAHLLSREETEDPLFSGRMSADKCSELMERFEATQKADEYFICGPFDMINSINETLTAKGIAKEKIHFELFTTPPAETEEAESISNNEGGNTPVAESKVTVVLDGEEMEITVTASDNILDAVLDAGLDAPYACTGGSCCTCRAKVMEGSAVMDVNYALTDKEVEDGYILTCQSHPTSAKMVVDYDEP; encoded by the coding sequence ATGGCCAAATTTCATAGCTTAAAGATCAAAGACGTTCGCAGAGAGACCAAAGACTGCGTTTCCATCGCTTTCGAAATCCCCGAAGAACTCAAAAGCGAATTCCAATACAAACAAGGTCAATACATCACACTTCGCCGAGATTTTAATGGCGAGGAATTGAGACGTTCGTATTCTGCTTGTTCAAGCCCTATCTCCGACAGTGATCTCCGCATCGCCGTGAAAGAAGTGGAGGGCGGACGCATGAGCAGCTACCTCAACAATGGAATTGAAAAAGGCCAAGTACTTGAAGTAATGAAGCCGATGGGAAACTTCTACACGGAGATGCCCGCATCTTCACCGAAGCATTATGTCGCGTTCGCTGCAGGAAGCGGAATCACTCCTATCCTATCTTTGCTTAAAACTGCTTTAGCGGTAAATGCCGAAAACAGCTTCAGCTTGTTTTATGGAAACAAGAGCACTGCGGATATTATATTCAAAGAAGAACTCGACGAGCTGGAGACGAAATACTCCGATAGACTTAAAGTGGCTCATCTATTGAGCCGTGAAGAAACGGAAGATCCTCTTTTTAGCGGACGCATGTCTGCAGATAAATGTTCTGAACTTATGGAACGTTTTGAAGCAACTCAAAAAGCAGACGAATACTTCATTTGCGGGCCTTTTGACATGATCAATAGCATCAATGAAACGCTTACTGCTAAAGGGATTGCCAAGGAAAAAATTCATTTTGAGTTGTTCACCACTCCTCCCGCTGAAACGGAAGAGGCAGAAAGCATCTCCAATAACGAGGGCGGGAATACACCCGTAGCCGAATCAAAAGTCACCGTTGTTTTGGACGGTGAAGAGATGGAAATAACGGTCACTGCTAGCGACAATATATTGGACGCGGTTTTAGATGCAGGTCTCGATGCGCCTTACGCATGTACAGGTGGTTCTTGCTGCACTTGCCGTGCAAAGGTCATGGAAGGCTCAGCCGTGATGGATGTAAATTACGCTCTAACGGATAAGGAAGTGGAAGACGGATATATCCTGACTTGCCAATCACACCCTACTTCTGCGAAGATGGTCGTGGACTACGACGAACCGTAA
- a CDS encoding DUF4421 domain-containing protein produces the protein MKVAFQSVCLIVLFLVPTFGFSQSVEVGNVGNTETLDYDTTYIQTFPGFITGRFYLSQKFTNLEFFDDIQNRNIYYEPNTTLNLGIGVTVKGFTLNLAYGFDFLNPDVGRGKTKYLDLQSYTYTRHSVIDFYGQFYNGLYMDNTSDIIPEWEDPFYVRSDMRLRLFGLSYLHLFNGEKFSYAAPFVHNEVQKKSAGSFLLGGEVALVYADGDSSLISSLVNEDLFVPLKGIREIAFFDIGPKGGYSHTFVFIKHMFLTLSLNFRLGIGPTRYTYDDGTEESEWLVNPSADFRFGFGYNSPEWYLGLTAVSSTFQNAVNEAENGMVFGVGNVRLNYVKRFLMGPKVKRVVDKLPL, from the coding sequence TTGAAAGTAGCTTTCCAATCGGTTTGTCTGATCGTTCTTTTTCTTGTACCCACATTCGGCTTTTCCCAAAGTGTCGAAGTAGGAAACGTTGGCAATACAGAAACTTTAGATTACGATACGACTTATATCCAAACCTTTCCTGGGTTTATAACAGGTAGGTTTTACCTGTCCCAAAAATTCACCAATCTGGAGTTTTTCGATGACATTCAAAACAGAAATATTTACTACGAACCCAATACGACCCTAAACCTGGGTATCGGTGTAACTGTAAAGGGGTTTACCCTGAATTTGGCATATGGGTTTGATTTTCTAAACCCCGATGTGGGACGAGGTAAAACGAAGTACTTGGATTTGCAATCGTATACCTATACCCGGCATTCGGTAATAGATTTTTATGGACAATTTTATAATGGGCTTTACATGGATAATACATCGGATATTATCCCTGAATGGGAAGATCCGTTTTATGTTCGATCCGATATGCGGCTCAGGCTCTTTGGCCTTTCCTATCTGCACCTTTTCAATGGTGAAAAGTTCTCATATGCTGCACCTTTTGTTCACAACGAGGTACAGAAAAAGAGTGCTGGCTCGTTCCTGCTTGGGGGTGAAGTGGCATTGGTGTATGCAGATGGAGATAGTAGCTTGATTTCTTCGCTGGTCAACGAAGATCTTTTTGTTCCCTTGAAGGGAATTAGAGAAATAGCTTTTTTCGATATCGGTCCCAAAGGGGGATACTCTCACACATTCGTTTTCATAAAACATATGTTCCTGACGCTTTCACTCAACTTTCGACTGGGAATAGGGCCAACTCGATACACATACGATGACGGAACGGAAGAATCGGAGTGGCTGGTAAACCCTTCTGCAGATTTTCGCTTCGGTTTCGGATACAATTCCCCTGAATGGTATCTTGGACTAACTGCCGTTTCTTCTACCTTTCAAAATGCCGTGAATGAAGCAGAGAATGGGATGGTTTTCGGCGTGGGTAATGTACGTCTAAACTATGTCAAACGATTTCTGATGGGACCCAAAGTAAAACGTGTGGTAGACAAGCTCCCGCTCTGA
- a CDS encoding formate--tetrahydrofolate ligase has translation MSDIEIANSFQPKLIEEIAEKIGIARENLEHYGKYKAKIPAHLGGNPNGKLILVTAMTPTPAGEGKTTVSIGLADAMNHIGAQTTLALREPSLGPVFGIKGGATGGGYSQVIPMEEINLHFNGDFSAVEKANNLLAALIDNNLQSKNRNLDLDPRTIRWKRVMDMNDRSLRDIVIGLGGKTMGVPREAGFDITAASEIMAILCLAENLEDLKNRFARILVGLNRKGEPVYARDLNAQGAMATLLKEAINPNLVQTLEGTPALIHGGPFANIAQGTNTLIATKMAMTLSDFTVTEAGFGSDLGAEKFLDIKCRSGNISPSAIVMVATIRALKYHGGVELADLQKPDVDAVKRGIPNLERHLENGKVYGVPTIVAVNRFTSDSDDEVQAVIDHCKAQGIEAYSADYWKDGGKGGTELAEAVVNQVNDFSGSFTPVYNLDQSVEEKVNAVAKKIYGAGQVDFAGPAKADMRLIERLGLSNLPICIAKTQSSLSDDPKRRGRPEGFGIEVREIEIAAGAGFLIPITGKMMRMPGLPETPASENIDIDKDGKISGLF, from the coding sequence ATGAGTGATATTGAAATTGCCAATTCATTTCAGCCCAAGCTGATTGAAGAAATAGCTGAGAAAATAGGAATCGCGAGGGAAAACCTAGAACATTACGGTAAGTACAAGGCGAAAATTCCCGCTCATTTGGGTGGAAATCCCAATGGAAAACTGATCTTGGTTACGGCTATGACACCTACACCTGCAGGAGAAGGGAAAACAACTGTTTCTATTGGCCTGGCTGATGCCATGAACCACATTGGTGCCCAAACTACCTTGGCACTCCGCGAGCCTTCTTTGGGCCCCGTCTTTGGAATCAAAGGTGGCGCTACCGGAGGAGGTTATAGTCAGGTGATACCTATGGAGGAGATCAACCTTCATTTCAATGGAGATTTTTCTGCAGTGGAAAAAGCCAACAACTTATTGGCCGCACTTATTGACAATAATCTTCAGAGCAAAAACCGAAATCTTGATCTCGATCCGCGCACCATTCGCTGGAAAAGGGTCATGGATATGAATGACCGAAGCCTCCGAGACATTGTTATCGGTTTGGGTGGAAAGACAATGGGAGTGCCGCGAGAAGCAGGCTTCGACATTACTGCGGCTTCTGAGATTATGGCCATTCTTTGTTTGGCAGAAAATCTGGAGGATCTCAAGAATCGATTTGCCAGAATACTGGTGGGACTAAATCGAAAGGGAGAACCCGTCTACGCTCGTGATTTAAACGCCCAAGGAGCGATGGCCACCTTGTTGAAAGAGGCCATCAACCCCAATTTAGTGCAAACACTCGAAGGAACTCCTGCTTTGATCCATGGCGGACCGTTTGCAAACATTGCCCAAGGAACGAACACACTGATTGCTACAAAAATGGCGATGACACTTAGCGATTTCACGGTCACTGAAGCTGGTTTCGGTTCTGATTTGGGAGCTGAGAAATTCTTGGACATCAAGTGCCGGTCGGGAAATATTAGTCCATCTGCGATCGTGATGGTAGCCACCATTCGCGCGCTCAAGTACCATGGTGGTGTAGAACTCGCCGACTTACAGAAACCTGACGTTGATGCTGTAAAGCGGGGAATACCCAACCTCGAAAGACATTTGGAAAACGGAAAAGTCTACGGAGTTCCAACTATTGTGGCAGTCAATCGATTTACTTCCGACTCAGATGATGAGGTACAAGCCGTTATCGATCATTGTAAGGCACAGGGTATTGAAGCCTATTCAGCTGATTATTGGAAAGACGGAGGCAAAGGTGGAACAGAATTGGCAGAAGCCGTTGTCAATCAAGTCAATGACTTTTCGGGTTCATTTACCCCTGTGTACAATCTTGATCAATCAGTAGAAGAAAAGGTGAATGCCGTCGCAAAGAAAATCTACGGTGCGGGTCAAGTTGATTTTGCGGGTCCTGCAAAAGCCGATATGCGACTGATCGAAAGGCTGGGACTATCCAATTTACCCATCTGCATAGCCAAAACACAAAGCTCGCTTTCGGATGATCCCAAAAGAAGAGGCCGCCCGGAAGGTTTTGGAATTGAGGTGCGCGAAATTGAAATAGCAGCAGGAGCGGGATTCCTCATTCCAATTACAGGAAAGATGATGCGAATGCCCGGACTTCCTGAAACACCCGCTTCAGAAAATATAGACATTGATAAAGACGGTAAGATCTCCGGCCTTTTTTAG
- a CDS encoding META domain-containing protein, translated as MRKYIVIILSLVLVSCSTVQKASDGSSLLSDLIGNEWILKSLNGEDVNEADFMKGLPTLTFKEDGAMQGSTGCNSFSGKFSLGEVMKLDPGAMTKMHCPGSGETDFINALTSATSIDVVKNDLVLKKASDELLRFTTAKE; from the coding sequence ATGAGAAAATATATTGTCATTATTCTATCACTTGTTCTGGTCTCTTGCTCTACAGTTCAGAAAGCATCTGACGGGTCTTCTCTTTTGTCCGATTTGATAGGCAATGAATGGATATTAAAGAGCCTAAACGGTGAAGATGTAAATGAAGCCGACTTTATGAAAGGGCTTCCTACTCTTACCTTTAAAGAGGATGGCGCAATGCAGGGATCAACAGGCTGCAATTCCTTTTCAGGCAAGTTTTCTTTAGGAGAAGTTATGAAACTCGATCCTGGAGCTATGACCAAAATGCATTGTCCGGGTTCGGGAGAAACTGATTTTATAAATGCTTTAACAAGCGCTACTTCCATAGATGTAGTAAAGAATGACCTCGTTTTGAAAAAAGCATCCGATGAACTTCTTCGTTTCACTACTGCCAAAGAATAG
- a CDS encoding thiamine pyrophosphate-dependent enzyme, producing the protein MTTATENMEETTIPKEALLRIWELMSTSKAMAALYEENKAVTAKYVHASSRGHEAIQLACGLQLNPQDYVFPYYRDDSILLGIGMRPYELMLQLLAKRDDPFSGGRTYYSHPSLKRDDMPKIPHNSSATGMQAIPSAGVAMGIQYMEKQGLLQETEDAPIVVCSIGDAAMTEGEISEALQMAALKQFPMVFLVQDNEWDISASADEVRANDAAYYARGFKGIETRSIDGASIKESWNTLQEVFKTVREERRPFLVHAKVPLLGHHTSGVRMEWYRDDLEEHKSRDPWDRLRAELIDAGQSEADLDTIFDEAAQKVSDDYEEALQAEDPQPEDLFTHDFAPTPILEEKGERSPSGAETALMVDCALFAVQEILEDHPEALLYGQDVGGRLGGVFREAATLAQKFGDDRVFNTPIMEAFIVGSTVGMAAAGAKPIVEVQFADYIWPGLNQLFTELSRSYYLSNGKWPVSAVIRVPIGAYGSGGPYHSSSVESVLTNIRGIKVVYPSNGADMKGLMKAAFYDPNPVVMLEHKGLYWSKIKGTEEAKSKLPDRDYVVPIGKGRIAQEASTTKVESRESLVVITYGMGVYWSKTASKQFDGRVEIVDLRSVSPWDEDLVYKRVRLHGKCLIVTEEPLGCNFAKGIAGSIQENCFEKLDAPIKVIGSEDLPAIPLNSTLEETMIPNAQKVEKALNDLLVY; encoded by the coding sequence ATGACCACCGCAACAGAAAATATGGAGGAAACAACTATCCCCAAAGAGGCTTTATTAAGAATTTGGGAATTGATGAGCACCTCAAAAGCCATGGCCGCATTGTACGAGGAAAACAAGGCTGTGACGGCCAAGTATGTGCATGCTTCTTCTCGCGGACACGAAGCCATACAGTTGGCCTGTGGACTACAACTGAACCCTCAGGACTACGTATTTCCTTATTACCGTGATGACAGTATCCTGTTGGGAATCGGTATGCGGCCTTATGAGCTCATGCTCCAGCTTTTGGCCAAAAGAGATGACCCCTTTTCGGGAGGAAGAACATACTATTCACACCCGAGCTTGAAGCGGGATGATATGCCTAAAATTCCCCACAACTCAAGTGCAACGGGAATGCAAGCCATTCCCTCAGCAGGTGTAGCCATGGGTATTCAATACATGGAAAAGCAAGGTCTTCTGCAAGAGACTGAAGATGCTCCGATCGTAGTGTGCAGCATCGGCGATGCGGCGATGACCGAGGGAGAAATCAGCGAAGCGCTACAGATGGCTGCCTTGAAGCAATTTCCGATGGTATTCTTGGTTCAGGACAATGAGTGGGACATATCTGCCAGCGCCGATGAAGTGCGCGCAAACGACGCAGCCTATTATGCTCGCGGTTTTAAAGGAATTGAGACGAGAAGCATCGACGGTGCGAGCATAAAAGAAAGCTGGAATACCCTACAGGAAGTATTTAAAACCGTTCGCGAAGAGCGGAGACCTTTTTTGGTGCACGCCAAAGTGCCACTTCTTGGTCACCACACCTCCGGCGTGCGAATGGAATGGTACCGTGACGACCTGGAAGAGCACAAAAGCCGAGACCCATGGGACAGGCTAAGAGCTGAGCTGATCGATGCGGGACAGAGTGAAGCAGATTTGGACACTATTTTCGACGAAGCTGCTCAAAAGGTATCGGATGATTATGAGGAAGCACTGCAAGCCGAAGACCCGCAACCAGAAGACCTTTTCACCCACGACTTTGCTCCTACTCCGATTTTGGAAGAAAAAGGCGAGAGATCGCCTTCAGGAGCAGAAACTGCCCTGATGGTGGACTGCGCGCTATTCGCCGTTCAAGAAATTTTAGAGGATCACCCCGAGGCTTTACTTTACGGTCAAGACGTTGGTGGTCGACTAGGTGGAGTATTTCGAGAAGCCGCCACACTCGCGCAGAAATTTGGAGATGATCGGGTTTTCAATACTCCGATTATGGAGGCTTTTATTGTTGGGAGCACAGTGGGTATGGCAGCTGCAGGTGCAAAACCAATTGTGGAAGTACAGTTTGCCGATTACATCTGGCCTGGACTCAATCAGCTTTTCACCGAATTGAGTCGAAGTTATTACCTCTCAAACGGTAAATGGCCAGTATCGGCTGTGATCCGTGTTCCCATTGGAGCTTATGGAAGTGGTGGCCCTTATCACTCATCTTCAGTAGAATCAGTATTAACCAATATCAGAGGGATCAAAGTGGTCTATCCTTCTAACGGTGCTGACATGAAAGGACTTATGAAGGCCGCCTTCTATGATCCTAATCCAGTGGTAATGCTGGAACACAAAGGTCTCTACTGGAGTAAGATCAAAGGAACGGAAGAAGCCAAATCAAAGCTTCCTGACCGCGATTATGTCGTGCCTATTGGCAAAGGAAGAATTGCCCAAGAGGCCTCCACCACAAAAGTGGAAAGCCGAGAAAGTTTGGTGGTCATCACCTACGGAATGGGCGTTTACTGGTCGAAAACAGCTTCAAAGCAGTTTGACGGAAGGGTAGAAATCGTAGACCTCAGGTCGGTATCTCCTTGGGATGAGGACTTAGTTTACAAGCGAGTTCGTCTTCATGGAAAATGCTTGATCGTAACGGAAGAGCCTTTGGGCTGCAACTTCGCTAAAGGTATCGCCGGTTCGATTCAAGAAAATTGTTTTGAAAAACTAGATGCGCCGATAAAAGTGATCGGATCGGAAGATTTGCCTGCCATCCCTTTAAATTCAACCTTAGAGGAAACGATGATACCAAATGCCCAAAAAGTAGAAAAAGCGCTAAACGATCTTTTAGTGTATTAG
- a CDS encoding alkaline phosphatase D family protein: MKRLISIFFLLAPLLLSAQDLLKSGPMKGYAEMREALIWVQMEEACIVELVYWPDTLPEREFRSLAKAAAPENANVVHLIADSLEPGVTYRYSIYANGENQTSDRELTFSTQSLWQFRTAPPELKIAIGSCAYINEEKYDRPGKSYGSTYGIFETIADENPDMMLWLGDNIYLREVDWFSRTGILRRYTHTRSLPEMQNLLAAANHYAIWDDHDFGPNDATRTFPYKEETLDAFKLFWANNNYGVNNLGGITSAIEYGDAHFFFLDNRWHRSEYNMATIEEQMLGEEQIDWLIELLKYSRAPFKFVACGSQVLSTAAVYENYANYEEERAMLLNRIAQEGITGVIFLTGDRHHTEMSEVEIDGIKIYDLTVSPLTSGTHNPGDEKNDNRIEGSLINQHNFGLINISGARKARVVNIEIKSATGEKLWSYQINETDF; this comes from the coding sequence ATGAAAAGGCTCATCTCGATCTTCTTTTTGCTCGCTCCTCTCCTACTTTCGGCTCAGGATCTACTTAAGTCAGGCCCAATGAAGGGCTATGCCGAAATGCGCGAAGCTTTGATTTGGGTTCAGATGGAAGAAGCTTGTATTGTGGAGCTGGTCTATTGGCCCGATACACTGCCAGAGCGCGAATTTCGTTCGCTCGCAAAAGCAGCAGCACCCGAAAATGCCAATGTAGTGCACTTGATTGCCGATAGTCTGGAACCCGGAGTTACTTACCGCTATTCCATTTATGCCAATGGTGAAAATCAAACCTCAGATCGCGAACTGACTTTTAGCACTCAATCGCTATGGCAATTTAGAACAGCCCCTCCTGAGTTAAAGATTGCAATCGGAAGTTGCGCTTATATCAATGAAGAAAAGTACGATAGACCGGGAAAGTCATACGGAAGCACCTATGGAATTTTTGAAACCATAGCCGATGAAAATCCGGATATGATGCTTTGGCTTGGTGACAACATCTACTTGCGAGAAGTCGATTGGTTTTCGCGAACGGGAATTTTGAGAAGGTACACCCACACCCGATCATTGCCCGAGATGCAAAACCTTTTGGCTGCAGCCAATCACTACGCTATCTGGGATGACCACGATTTCGGGCCAAATGACGCCACACGCACTTTCCCATACAAGGAAGAAACGCTGGATGCATTCAAGCTCTTCTGGGCAAACAACAATTATGGAGTGAACAACCTTGGAGGCATTACCTCAGCTATCGAATACGGCGACGCGCATTTCTTCTTTTTGGACAACCGCTGGCACCGCTCTGAATACAATATGGCGACCATTGAAGAGCAGATGCTTGGCGAGGAGCAGATTGATTGGTTGATTGAGCTCTTGAAATACAGCCGTGCTCCCTTCAAGTTCGTAGCGTGCGGCAGTCAAGTATTGAGCACCGCAGCGGTTTATGAAAATTACGCCAACTATGAAGAGGAACGAGCGATGCTTTTGAATCGCATAGCCCAAGAAGGAATCACCGGAGTCATTTTCCTTACGGGTGATCGACACCACACCGAAATGAGCGAAGTGGAAATTGACGGAATCAAGATTTACGATCTTACCGTATCGCCGCTTACATCGGGAACGCACAACCCAGGCGACGAAAAGAACGATAATCGTATTGAAGGATCATTGATTAATCAGCACAACTTCGGATTAATCAACATCTCAGGTGCAAGAAAAGCACGTGTGGTCAATATTGAAATCAAAAGTGCCACGGGCGAAAAACTCTGGTCTTATCAAATCAACGAGACCGACTTCTAA